The following proteins are co-located in the Deferribacter autotrophicus genome:
- the accD gene encoding acetyl-CoA carboxylase, carboxyltransferase subunit beta — translation MGLKNFLFDKIKKVKTFGTKKEIKESVWIKCPECGEINYKKEIERHFHTCPNCEYHFRISAFEKIKIIIDEGSFIETDANLVSKDPLKFRDTKKYPDRLKAAMKKTGMNEAFISGIGTVYGKSVHIGAMEFSFLGGSMGSVVGEKITRLIESAIINKNHVITISCSGGARMQESILSLMQMAKTSAALKKLEKAGLAHISILTDPTTGGVTASYAMLGDVIIAEPKALIGFAGPRVIEQTIRQKLPEGFQRSEFLLEHGMVDMVVHRKDWKDTISKLLEYFG, via the coding sequence ATGGGTTTGAAAAATTTTCTTTTTGATAAAATAAAAAAAGTTAAAACGTTTGGCACAAAAAAGGAAATAAAAGAAAGCGTATGGATAAAATGTCCTGAGTGTGGTGAAATCAATTATAAAAAAGAGATTGAAAGGCATTTTCATACTTGTCCAAATTGTGAATATCATTTTAGAATAAGTGCTTTTGAAAAAATTAAAATCATTATCGATGAAGGCTCTTTTATAGAAACTGATGCAAATTTAGTTTCAAAAGACCCATTGAAATTTAGGGATACAAAAAAATATCCAGACAGGTTAAAGGCAGCAATGAAAAAAACTGGCATGAATGAAGCTTTTATCAGCGGTATTGGAACAGTTTATGGTAAAAGTGTTCATATAGGTGCCATGGAATTCTCCTTTCTTGGCGGTTCAATGGGGAGTGTAGTAGGAGAAAAAATTACTAGACTTATTGAATCAGCTATAATTAATAAAAACCATGTCATTACAATTAGTTGTTCTGGTGGAGCAAGAATGCAGGAAAGTATTCTATCCCTTATGCAAATGGCAAAAACTTCAGCTGCCCTTAAAAAACTTGAAAAGGCAGGTCTTGCACACATTTCTATTTTAACTGACCCCACTACTGGTGGTGTTACCGCTAGTTATGCAATGTTGGGCGATGTCATAATTGCTGAACCGAAAGCATTGATAGGCTTTGCTGGACCAAGAGTTATAGAACAAACCATTCGACAAAAACTACCTGAAGGTTTTCAGCGTTCAGAATTTCTTCTAGAGCATGGTATGGTAGACATGGTTGTTCATCGCAAAGATTGGAAAGACACAATATCAAAATTACTGGAGTATTTTGGCTGA
- the fliD gene encoding flagellar filament capping protein FliD: protein MDALRIGGIMSGLDTNGIVDTLVKQARIPIEKLQGQYDLKTLEKNVFQEISTDLVNLKTDLLSLKLESTFKSMTATSSNTSILTATASTSASVGSHTIKVNNLAQNAYWYSNYTFAKIVESGAGVTSLTGRPSENIEGLHNISISSDGTRYLAHDSIKLLNQPFVQKISGTSIANVDDFGDLTADESGTLSFTYQSTVINVSVNAVTGDSLNKIAQQIQDGLNNEINIIENTTDIQYVAVKAQFDGTNWSLAIYKTRVTDYNLTIDSSSPSTLITDLGLDTTTTSNVNSIDNYIAAVDLAGLESKINDSNYGLIAGVTLNTESGLTEGNLQIVQDATLSTGYATKTKILGNTVSSGSGLNVTAIGLQNAGFLKTVDSNTNGTFTINGVKITIEDYTSISVNDLLAKINSSGAGVTAYYDSDNDRIVLEANETGGGSISLGDFSDTSNILSILRLSVAEGAKTDYGTTDGSVDPTEKLSNSNFNTVITSGIITINGVSIYVDAENDSLNDVFYKINNSGAGVTISYDQVSDKVYIKSNDVDKITFGSVYDTSNLLEVLNLTNNTTTEKELGFEGEYASVTVDGIDYIRKTNKIDDIIPGVTLNLQNASTESVTVNVSVDTTKAVESIASFISHYNALVEKLNPPELDDEDKEYLEPLTDDDKATMSDEEVKQYEENWKKFNTYEIIRKSSEIRSLKLSLRSNLLSEITGLNGKYNSLVDIGLDIAGDGNIEIEKKGYLLIDSTDYEEIKKKLEENTTFINALKDNPEDVYKLFAVNDGDTQGWARRYESIINQYVSLNGLIDVKIRPFGTIDRELYTLAKQIDAKEMYVESYLNRLWQKFSNMEKVIADLQAQGSYLQQLITQG from the coding sequence ATGGATGCGCTAAGGATTGGCGGTATAATGAGTGGTCTTGATACCAATGGTATTGTAGATACATTGGTTAAGCAAGCCAGGATTCCCATCGAAAAACTTCAAGGGCAGTACGATTTAAAGACTTTAGAGAAAAATGTATTTCAGGAAATCAGTACAGATTTAGTTAATTTAAAGACCGATTTATTATCTTTGAAGCTTGAATCTACCTTTAAGTCTATGACAGCTACATCATCAAATACATCTATCTTAACAGCCACTGCTTCCACATCGGCATCAGTAGGTAGTCATACCATTAAAGTGAATAATCTCGCACAAAATGCCTATTGGTACAGTAATTATACGTTTGCAAAGATTGTGGAAAGTGGTGCAGGGGTTACTTCATTGACTGGTAGACCTTCGGAAAATATTGAAGGTTTGCATAATATTTCTATATCAAGTGATGGGACGAGATATCTTGCCCATGATTCTATAAAGTTATTAAATCAGCCTTTTGTACAAAAAATCTCCGGTACTTCTATCGCGAATGTAGATGATTTTGGCGATTTGACTGCTGATGAGTCGGGTACATTATCTTTTACGTATCAATCAACAGTAATTAATGTATCTGTGAATGCTGTTACCGGTGATAGTCTTAATAAAATTGCTCAGCAGATTCAGGATGGTTTAAATAATGAAATAAATATAATTGAGAATACAACCGATATTCAATATGTGGCAGTTAAAGCTCAATTTGATGGGACCAACTGGTCTTTGGCAATTTATAAAACCCGTGTTACAGATTACAATCTAACAATTGATTCCAGTTCGCCATCTACGCTTATTACCGATTTAGGATTGGATACTACTACGACATCAAATGTGAATTCTATTGATAATTATATAGCCGCAGTGGACTTGGCAGGTTTAGAGTCAAAAATAAACGATTCTAATTATGGTTTGATTGCAGGAGTTACGTTAAACACGGAGTCAGGGTTAACTGAAGGCAATTTGCAAATAGTACAGGATGCGACTTTGAGTACAGGTTATGCTACAAAAACAAAAATTTTGGGAAATACTGTTAGCAGTGGTAGCGGTCTGAATGTTACCGCCATTGGTTTGCAGAATGCAGGGTTCTTGAAAACGGTGGACTCCAACACAAACGGGACTTTTACTATAAACGGCGTAAAAATTACTATTGAAGATTATACATCTATTTCGGTAAATGATTTGTTGGCTAAAATCAACAGTTCAGGTGCAGGTGTTACAGCGTATTACGATAGTGATAATGATAGGATTGTTCTTGAAGCAAATGAGACGGGTGGTGGAAGTATTTCTTTAGGAGATTTTTCGGATACAAGCAATATACTTTCAATTCTCAGGTTATCTGTGGCAGAAGGTGCTAAAACTGATTACGGTACAACAGATGGAAGTGTTGATCCTACAGAAAAGCTTTCAAATAGTAATTTTAATACGGTTATTACCAGTGGGATTATTACCATAAATGGTGTTTCCATATATGTGGATGCGGAAAATGACAGTTTAAATGATGTATTTTATAAAATAAATAATTCCGGAGCTGGGGTTACTATCAGTTATGACCAAGTATCAGATAAAGTATATATCAAATCTAATGATGTGGATAAGATTACTTTTGGTTCTGTTTACGATACAAGCAACTTATTAGAAGTTTTGAATCTTACGAATAATACTACTACTGAGAAAGAATTAGGTTTTGAAGGTGAATATGCATCCGTAACAGTAGATGGAATCGATTATATTAGGAAGACAAATAAAATTGATGATATAATTCCTGGTGTTACGTTAAATCTGCAAAATGCATCAACTGAATCTGTAACTGTAAATGTTTCCGTAGATACTACTAAAGCAGTGGAAAGTATTGCATCTTTCATATCACACTATAACGCTTTAGTGGAAAAACTTAATCCGCCCGAATTGGATGATGAAGATAAAGAATATTTAGAACCTTTAACAGATGATGATAAAGCAACAATGAGTGACGAGGAGGTGAAACAATACGAAGAGAATTGGAAAAAATTTAATACTTATGAAATAATAAGAAAAAGTTCAGAAATTAGAAGTTTAAAATTAAGTCTTAGGTCCAACCTCTTAAGCGAAATTACAGGATTAAATGGAAAGTATAATTCATTGGTAGATATAGGCCTTGATATTGCAGGTGATGGAAATATTGAAATTGAGAAAAAAGGCTACCTTCTTATTGATAGTACAGATTATGAAGAAATTAAGAAAAAACTTGAAGAGAATACCACATTTATTAATGCATTAAAAGATAACCCAGAGGATGTTTACAAACTTTTTGCTGTCAATGATGGGGATACACAAGGATGGGCAAGAAGATATGAAAGTATTATTAATCAGTATGTGTCTTTAAATGGTCTGATAGATGTGAAAATAAGACCGTTTGGCACAATTGATAGAGAGTTATATACTCTTGCAAAACAGATTGATGCTAAAGAAATGTATGTTGAATCATATCTAAATAGATTGTGGCAGAAATTTTCAAATATGGAAAAAGTAATTGCCGATCTGCAAGCGCAGGGGTCATATCTTCAGCAATTAATTACACAGGGTTAA
- the fliS gene encoding flagellar export chaperone FliS — protein sequence MKNPIKTYLRNEIEGATKGKLVLLLYDGAIKYMKMACKYIDEKNIPEAHSNIIKAENIIYELMSTLNMEAGGEIAENLLRLYDFMVYQLVMANKDKDKSKIESVIKLMLVLREGWKQIVEQEEKKKLEEGEAKQINISG from the coding sequence ATGAAAAACCCAATTAAAACGTATTTGAGAAATGAAATCGAGGGTGCAACAAAGGGGAAACTTGTTCTGCTACTATATGATGGGGCCATAAAATATATGAAAATGGCCTGTAAATATATCGATGAGAAGAATATTCCTGAAGCACATTCTAACATTATAAAAGCAGAAAATATTATTTATGAATTGATGTCAACACTAAATATGGAAGCTGGGGGGGAAATTGCAGAAAATTTACTAAGGCTTTATGATTTTATGGTTTATCAACTTGTTATGGCAAATAAAGATAAGGATAAATCTAAAATAGAGTCCGTGATAAAACTTATGCTTGTATTAAGAGAAGGGTGGAAACAAATAGTAGAGCAGGAAGAAAAAAAGAAGTTGGAAGAAGGGGAAGCAAAGCAAATAAATATCTCAGGTTAG
- a CDS encoding TIGR00730 family Rossman fold protein — protein sequence MNDKNNSNNIRKRQYLIDEIKVGDTWRIFKILSEFVEGFERLSGVEPAVSIFGSARVKEDHRDYRRARELGRLLAKEGISVVTGGGPGIMEAANRGAAEAGGRSIGLNIELPFEQKPNPYAKKVITFNYFFVRKVMLVKYASAFVIFPGGFGTMDEFFEALTLIQTRKILPFPLILMDSDYWSGLLDWIKNRVLVEGFVSEKDIDLIQVKDDVHEVVDTIKTFLSMF from the coding sequence ATGAATGATAAGAATAATAGCAACAATATAAGAAAAAGACAGTATTTAATTGATGAAATAAAAGTTGGAGATACTTGGCGGATATTTAAGATCCTTTCAGAATTTGTGGAAGGGTTTGAGCGTTTGTCTGGAGTTGAGCCGGCTGTAAGCATTTTTGGTTCGGCAAGGGTAAAAGAAGACCACAGAGATTATAGAAGAGCAAGAGAGCTAGGAAGATTACTTGCAAAAGAAGGCATTAGTGTTGTAACAGGTGGCGGACCTGGAATAATGGAAGCAGCAAACAGAGGAGCTGCAGAAGCTGGTGGAAGGTCAATTGGTTTAAACATAGAGTTACCTTTTGAACAAAAGCCTAATCCTTATGCTAAAAAAGTGATAACATTTAATTACTTTTTTGTTAGGAAAGTAATGCTTGTAAAATATGCAAGTGCTTTTGTTATATTTCCTGGTGGTTTTGGAACAATGGATGAATTTTTTGAAGCGTTGACTTTGATTCAAACAAGGAAGATTTTGCCTTTTCCTCTTATATTGATGGATAGTGATTATTGGTCTGGTTTATTGGATTGGATAAAAAATAGAGTGTTAGTTGAGGGGTTTGTTTCGGAAAAAGATATTGATCTTATTCAGGTTAAAGATGATGTGCACGAAGTGGTTGATACAATAAAAACTTTTTTATCTATGTTTTAA
- a CDS encoding histidinol phosphate phosphatase domain-containing protein has product MFYVDLHTHTTFSDGVLIPAELARRAKVLGYSGIAITDHADSSNYLLIIENLLRFKDDFNNGSSEFKVIVGVELTHVLPSQIEKLTFLSREAGADIVLVHGETIVEPVEEDTNRAAIDACVDILAHPGLITEELVKKAKENGVHLEITTRKGHSLTNAHVAKLALKYGAKLVVNNDFHTPGDYFSVDMLNKTLVGAGLDEEMVEHIFQNNKKIFTKCLEG; this is encoded by the coding sequence ATGTTTTATGTGGACTTGCATACTCATACCACATTTAGCGATGGGGTATTAATTCCTGCAGAGTTAGCTAGAAGAGCAAAAGTATTAGGTTATTCTGGTATAGCAATCACTGATCATGCAGACTCATCTAATTATTTGCTAATCATTGAAAATTTACTAAGGTTTAAGGACGATTTTAATAACGGTAGTAGTGAATTTAAAGTAATTGTTGGGGTGGAATTGACCCATGTTTTACCATCTCAAATTGAAAAGCTTACCTTTCTTAGTAGAGAAGCAGGTGCTGATATAGTTCTTGTTCATGGTGAAACTATAGTTGAACCTGTAGAAGAAGATACAAATAGGGCTGCAATTGATGCTTGCGTGGATATTCTAGCTCATCCAGGTCTGATTACTGAAGAATTAGTAAAGAAGGCAAAAGAAAACGGAGTGCATCTTGAAATTACTACAAGAAAAGGACATTCTCTGACCAATGCTCATGTAGCAAAGCTTGCATTAAAATATGGTGCAAAACTTGTAGTTAATAATGATTTTCATACACCTGGAGATTATTTTTCAGTTGATATGCTAAATAAAACTTTAGTGGGAGCGGGTTTAGACGAAGAAATGGTCGAACATATTTTTCAAAACAATAAAAAAATATTCACTAAATGTTTGGAGGGTTAG
- the iorA gene encoding indolepyruvate ferredoxin oxidoreductase subunit alpha — MKRVLSGNEAFARGAFEAAVKVVSSYPGTPSTEITENIKFYDEIYSEWAPNEKVAFEVALGASLAGKRALTCMKHVGLNVAADPLMTASYTGVNGGMVVIVADDPNMYSSQNEQDSRHYARFAKVPMLEPSDSQEAKDYLIEAFKISEEFCTPVLVRSCTRLSHSKTVVELGERCAEVDLGLENNIPKWVMVPANARKRHIVVEDRLKKLTDFSYSSNLNKIEYKSKNIGIVCSGIVYQYVKEALPDASILKLGMVYPISIDLVKEFSEKVDKLYVVEELDKFIENELKAAGIKVESLNRDVCGELSVEKVRELFGEETVAKEVSQLSLPNRPPNMCPGCSHRGIFYAINRLKLFVVGDIGCYTLGLLPPLSAINSTVCMGASVSMTHGIDKASDGEYTKKVVGVIGDSTFLHTGVNGLMNIIYNKGFSTIIILDNRITGMTGHQPNPATGFTIKGEPAPKIDFEVLVRAMGVKNVYKVDPFNIEECMEVLKREVEKKEPSVIITTRPCIFADRSVISSPFYVDVEKCTGCKACTKIGCPAILWDENKRQAYIDETLCTGCGLCPKVCRFDAIHQRGEK; from the coding sequence ATGAAGAGGGTTTTAAGTGGAAATGAAGCATTTGCGAGGGGGGCTTTTGAAGCCGCTGTTAAAGTGGTGAGTTCTTATCCAGGAACTCCAAGCACTGAAATAACAGAAAACATAAAGTTTTACGACGAGATATATTCTGAATGGGCTCCAAATGAGAAAGTTGCCTTTGAAGTAGCTCTTGGTGCATCTCTTGCCGGAAAAAGGGCTTTGACATGTATGAAACATGTGGGATTAAATGTGGCTGCTGACCCCTTAATGACTGCTAGTTACACTGGTGTCAATGGTGGGATGGTGGTTATTGTAGCTGATGATCCAAATATGTACAGTTCGCAGAATGAGCAGGATAGTAGGCATTATGCAAGATTTGCAAAAGTACCTATGTTAGAACCATCAGACTCACAAGAAGCAAAAGATTATTTAATCGAGGCTTTTAAGATATCAGAAGAATTTTGTACTCCAGTGCTGGTTCGCTCATGCACCAGATTATCTCACAGCAAAACTGTAGTAGAACTAGGTGAAAGGTGTGCAGAGGTTGATTTGGGGCTTGAAAACAATATACCAAAATGGGTGATGGTACCTGCCAATGCAAGGAAAAGACATATAGTTGTAGAAGATAGACTGAAAAAGTTGACGGATTTTTCATATAGTTCGAATTTAAACAAGATTGAGTATAAATCTAAAAATATAGGGATTGTTTGTTCTGGTATAGTTTATCAATACGTTAAAGAAGCTTTACCTGATGCTTCAATTTTAAAACTTGGGATGGTTTATCCCATTAGTATAGATCTAGTTAAAGAATTTTCTGAAAAAGTGGATAAATTGTACGTTGTGGAAGAACTTGATAAGTTTATTGAAAATGAACTGAAAGCTGCTGGAATAAAGGTCGAAAGTTTAAATAGGGATGTTTGTGGAGAACTTTCAGTAGAAAAAGTTAGAGAATTGTTTGGTGAAGAAACGGTTGCTAAAGAAGTTAGTCAGTTAAGTTTACCAAACAGACCGCCAAACATGTGTCCGGGGTGTTCTCATAGAGGTATTTTTTACGCAATCAATAGATTAAAGCTTTTTGTTGTCGGAGATATTGGTTGTTATACATTGGGGCTATTACCTCCATTGAGTGCAATTAATTCTACGGTTTGTATGGGTGCAAGTGTTTCAATGACACATGGTATAGATAAAGCGAGCGATGGAGAATATACAAAAAAAGTGGTTGGAGTAATAGGTGATTCTACATTTTTGCATACAGGCGTAAATGGTTTGATGAATATAATTTATAATAAGGGGTTTTCTACCATTATAATTCTTGATAACAGAATAACTGGGATGACAGGGCACCAGCCTAACCCAGCTACAGGTTTTACAATTAAAGGGGAACCTGCACCTAAAATTGATTTTGAAGTGCTAGTAAGAGCAATGGGTGTGAAAAATGTATATAAAGTGGATCCTTTCAATATAGAAGAGTGTATGGAGGTTTTGAAAAGAGAAGTGGAGAAGAAAGAGCCTAGTGTAATAATAACTACAAGACCTTGTATTTTTGCTGATAGATCAGTGATTTCTAGTCCATTTTATGTGGATGTAGAAAAATGTACAGGTTGTAAAGCATGTACTAAAATCGGTTGTCCTGCTATTTTGTGGGATGAAAATAAGAGACAAGCGTACATTGATGAAACGCTATGTACTGGTTGTGGCCTTTGTCCCAAAGTATGCCGTTTCGATGCTATTCACCAAAGGGGGGAGAAATGA
- a CDS encoding indolepyruvate oxidoreductase subunit beta produces the protein MKKDILMVGVGGQGIVLASDILCDVALLEGYDVKKSEIHGMAQRGGSVVSHVRVGDKVFSPVIPVGEADVIVSYENMEFLRYLEYKNNNTMLILNTNRIYPPPVAMGEADYPDELIEKEKKNFKELYEIDALKIAKESGNVKVVSTVMLGALAKLLPFKKDSWYEVIRMRVPKKVVDVNIKAFDLGYAH, from the coding sequence ATGAAAAAAGATATTCTGATGGTGGGAGTAGGTGGTCAGGGAATAGTTTTAGCAAGTGATATATTATGTGATGTAGCTCTTTTAGAAGGTTATGATGTTAAAAAAAGTGAAATACATGGTATGGCTCAAAGAGGTGGAAGTGTAGTTTCCCATGTTAGAGTAGGGGATAAAGTTTTTTCTCCGGTTATTCCTGTTGGTGAGGCTGATGTTATTGTTTCTTATGAAAATATGGAATTTTTAAGGTATCTTGAATATAAAAACAATAACACAATGCTTATTTTGAATACCAATAGAATCTATCCACCACCTGTTGCTATGGGTGAGGCAGATTATCCTGATGAGTTAATAGAAAAAGAAAAGAAAAATTTTAAAGAATTGTATGAGATAGATGCTCTTAAAATTGCTAAAGAGTCTGGAAATGTAAAAGTTGTAAGCACTGTAATGCTTGGTGCGTTAGCAAAACTGTTACCTTTTAAAAAAGATAGCTGGTATGAAGTGATTAGGATGAGGGTGCCTAAAAAGGTTGTGGATGTTAATATCAAGGCTTTTGATTTAGGATATGCTCATTGA
- a CDS encoding PHP domain-containing protein, translating to MLIDLHIHSNFSSDGERKPSEIYEIIKTKKINIFSITDHNTVKGVRNLLKSVKNGSVMFIPGVEFSCSFEGYEIHLLSYGFNHLDERYDFLEDNFKKIKREQAIRRTRKLQEIGFILNVEEVLEEAGEKAASGVTFLNVLKRYKENRQKLYDYLEGDKSNSPYTNFYFDFFRKGGFAYVEIKLLDYFEVVNILKDTFLVLAHPGLYPEELIGKLLIESVDGIEAYSSYHDIEQSQRFVRLASDKGLVVTCGSDHHGKNIKPNVEFINYELPFDVESRLIERLDSLKSYFI from the coding sequence ATGCTCATTGATTTGCATATCCATTCAAATTTTAGTTCTGATGGTGAACGCAAACCTTCAGAGATTTATGAAATAATTAAGACTAAAAAAATCAATATCTTTTCAATTACAGACCATAACACTGTAAAAGGGGTGAGAAATTTACTGAAAAGTGTGAAAAATGGTAGTGTAATGTTTATCCCTGGTGTTGAATTTTCTTGTTCATTTGAAGGGTATGAAATTCACCTTCTATCTTATGGTTTTAATCATTTGGATGAGCGGTATGATTTTTTAGAAGATAATTTTAAGAAGATTAAGAGAGAGCAAGCTATTAGAAGAACTCGTAAGTTGCAAGAAATAGGTTTTATTTTAAATGTGGAAGAGGTCTTAGAAGAAGCAGGGGAAAAGGCTGCTTCGGGGGTAACCTTTTTAAATGTTTTAAAACGATACAAGGAAAATCGGCAAAAACTTTATGATTATTTAGAAGGAGATAAATCTAATTCACCTTATACAAATTTCTATTTTGATTTTTTTAGAAAAGGTGGATTTGCCTATGTGGAGATAAAATTACTTGATTATTTTGAGGTAGTAAATATATTAAAAGATACTTTTTTGGTATTGGCTCATCCTGGGTTGTATCCTGAGGAATTGATAGGTAAACTTTTGATTGAATCGGTTGATGGTATTGAGGCTTATAGTAGTTATCATGATATTGAGCAGAGCCAAAGATTTGTTAGATTAGCTTCAGATAAGGGATTGGTTGTGACATGTGGAAGTGACCATCATGGTAAAAATATTAAACCTAATGTGGAATTTATCAATTACGAACTGCCATTTGATGTTGAAAGCAGGTTAATCGAAAGGTTAGATTCTTTAAAGAGTTATTTTATCTAA
- the rimP gene encoding ribosome maturation factor RimP → MDILSEKIKKEVISFFEKNIKDDRIELYDIVFRRERRGWVLRIFIDGDRVGLDECVSVSKLVSNWLDEVDIIPYENYNLEVSTPGANREVRSLDEFKKYIGKYCKIKMKEHDKYGRINYKGYIKDVQDNYVILFVEEENKNFEIDYDKIKKANLDVKF, encoded by the coding sequence ATGGATATTTTAAGCGAAAAAATAAAAAAAGAAGTAATTTCCTTTTTCGAAAAAAACATTAAAGATGACAGAATAGAGCTTTATGATATTGTCTTTAGAAGGGAAAGACGTGGTTGGGTTTTGCGTATTTTCATTGATGGGGATCGTGTTGGACTTGATGAATGTGTCTCTGTGAGTAAACTTGTTTCCAATTGGTTAGATGAAGTGGATATAATACCTTATGAAAACTATAATTTGGAAGTATCAACCCCTGGAGCAAACAGGGAAGTAAGAAGCCTTGATGAATTTAAAAAATATATTGGTAAGTATTGCAAGATTAAAATGAAAGAACATGATAAATATGGACGTATTAATTATAAAGGTTATATTAAAGATGTACAGGATAACTATGTTATTTTGTTTGTAGAGGAAGAAAATAAAAATTTCGAGATAGATTATGACAAAATTAAAAAAGCAAATTTAGATGTGAAGTTTTAG
- the nusA gene encoding transcription termination factor NusA, translated as MKELARVADEIGREKGLSREVLSEALEDSIRAAVIRKYGRLTEPEVSVDLERGKIDIKIPKEVVESVENKNYEILIDDAKKIKPDAELGDVIMVPISFNELGRQAALVAKQRLFERIRDAEKQVVYDEFQGKVGQIVTGVVLKSDKDNMIVSIGKTEAFMPKREVIPGDYYDRGDYVRALLLEIRVVRGWPQLILSRTHPDFLKKLFEVEIPEVFEGIIEVKSVAREPGDRAKVAVYSKSSSIDPVGACIGLKGTRINAISNELRGEKIDVIEWSPDPVKFVCNALSPAEVILTNIFEDEKTIEVVVPDDQLSLAIGKRGQNVRLAAMLTGWRLDVLKESEYNIIRKERMQEQEEELKEFYEIYNLENIDILDENMISKLLEHGIDDVEKLSTASVDEVVMALGVNEDQAIVIINSAIDYLTEKLDELGYEEEEISDEEE; from the coding sequence ATGAAAGAGTTAGCAAGAGTGGCTGATGAAATAGGTAGAGAAAAAGGGTTGTCAAGAGAAGTTTTGAGTGAAGCCCTTGAAGATTCTATTAGAGCTGCTGTAATAAGAAAGTATGGTAGATTAACTGAACCTGAAGTGTCAGTAGACCTTGAGCGTGGTAAGATAGACATTAAAATACCAAAAGAGGTAGTTGAATCAGTTGAGAATAAAAATTATGAAATTTTGATAGATGATGCAAAGAAGATTAAACCTGACGCTGAGTTAGGTGATGTAATAATGGTACCTATCTCTTTTAATGAACTTGGTAGACAAGCTGCTCTTGTTGCTAAACAAAGACTTTTTGAAAGAATTAGAGATGCCGAAAAACAGGTAGTATATGATGAATTTCAAGGTAAGGTTGGACAAATTGTTACTGGGGTTGTTTTGAAATCTGATAAAGATAATATGATTGTTAGTATAGGTAAAACTGAAGCATTTATGCCTAAAAGAGAAGTGATACCTGGGGATTATTATGATAGAGGTGATTATGTAAGAGCTCTGTTGCTTGAAATAAGGGTTGTTAGAGGATGGCCTCAATTGATCCTTTCCAGGACACATCCAGATTTTCTGAAGAAACTGTTTGAAGTGGAAATACCTGAGGTGTTTGAAGGTATTATAGAGGTTAAATCTGTTGCTAGAGAGCCTGGTGATCGAGCAAAAGTAGCTGTGTATTCGAAGAGTAGTAGTATTGACCCTGTTGGTGCTTGTATAGGTTTAAAAGGTACAAGGATTAATGCAATAAGTAACGAATTGCGTGGAGAGAAAATAGATGTCATTGAATGGTCTCCGGATCCTGTAAAGTTTGTTTGTAATGCTCTATCACCTGCAGAAGTAATTTTAACAAATATATTTGAGGATGAAAAAACAATTGAAGTTGTAGTGCCAGATGATCAGTTATCATTGGCTATTGGTAAGAGAGGGCAGAATGTTAGACTTGCTGCAATGTTAACTGGTTGGAGATTGGATGTATTGAAAGAAAGTGAATATAACATAATTAGAAAAGAGAGAATGCAGGAGCAGGAAGAGGAGTTAAAAGAGTTTTACGAGATATATAATCTTGAAAATATAGATATCTTGGATGAAAATATGATATCGAAATTACTTGAACATGGTATTGATGACGTTGAAAAGCTTTCCACTGCAAGTGTGGATGAAGTAGTAATGGCCCTTGGTGTTAATGAGGATCAGGCTATTGTAATAATCAACAGTGCCATTGATTATCTTACTGAGAAGCTTGATGAGCTTGGGTATGAGGAAGAAGAAATTTCTGATGAAGAGGAGTAA